Proteins encoded within one genomic window of Raineyella fluvialis:
- the rpsA gene encoding 30S ribosomal protein S1, with amino-acid sequence MTSSLEAAPQVAVDDFASADEFAQAVDGTIKYFNDGDIVTGTVVKVDRDEVLLDIGYKTEGVIPSKELSIKHDVDPFEVVQVGDEVEALVQQKEDKEGRLILSKKRAQYERAWGTIEQIKEEDGVVTGRVIEVVKGGLIVDIGLRGFLPASLVEMRRVRDLQPYVGQELEAKIIELDKNRNNVVLSRRAWLEQTQSEVRHNFLNQLQKGQIRKGVVSSIVNFGAFVDLGGVDGLVHVSELSWKHIDHPSEVVEVGQEVTVEVLDVDMDRERVSLSLKATQEDPWQAFARLHQIGQIVPGKVTKLVPFGAFVRVEEGIEGLVHVSELAERHVDIPEQVVTVNDKVMVKIIDIDLERRRISLSLKQANESLDINAEDFDPTLYGMAATYDDQGNYIYPEGFDPETNDWKPGFEEQRAAWENQYAEAQRRWELHKQQVVDAEKAEATAAVDSGTSYTSSVPESEETTEGSLASDEALQALRDKLTGGH; translated from the coding sequence ATGACCTCCTCCCTTGAGGCTGCGCCTCAGGTCGCTGTCGACGACTTTGCTTCTGCAGACGAGTTCGCCCAGGCAGTCGACGGCACTATCAAGTACTTCAACGACGGTGACATCGTCACCGGCACCGTGGTCAAGGTCGACCGTGACGAGGTTCTCCTCGACATCGGTTACAAGACCGAAGGTGTTATCCCTTCCAAGGAACTCTCCATCAAGCACGACGTGGACCCCTTCGAGGTCGTCCAGGTCGGTGACGAGGTCGAGGCCCTCGTCCAGCAGAAGGAGGACAAGGAAGGCCGCCTGATCCTGTCCAAGAAGCGCGCACAGTACGAGCGCGCCTGGGGCACGATCGAGCAGATCAAGGAAGAGGACGGCGTGGTCACCGGCCGCGTCATCGAGGTCGTCAAGGGTGGCCTGATCGTCGACATCGGCCTGCGCGGCTTCCTGCCCGCCTCCCTTGTCGAGATGCGTCGTGTCCGTGACCTCCAGCCGTACGTCGGCCAGGAGCTCGAGGCCAAGATCATCGAGCTGGACAAGAACCGCAACAACGTGGTCCTGTCCCGCCGTGCGTGGCTCGAGCAGACCCAGTCCGAGGTCCGCCACAACTTCCTCAACCAGCTGCAGAAGGGCCAGATCCGCAAGGGTGTCGTGTCCTCCATCGTCAACTTCGGCGCGTTCGTCGATCTCGGCGGTGTCGACGGCCTGGTGCACGTCTCCGAGCTGTCCTGGAAGCACATCGACCACCCGTCCGAGGTCGTCGAGGTGGGCCAGGAAGTCACCGTCGAGGTCCTGGACGTCGACATGGACCGCGAGCGCGTCTCCCTGTCGCTGAAGGCGACCCAGGAGGATCCGTGGCAGGCGTTCGCCCGTCTGCACCAGATCGGGCAGATCGTTCCGGGCAAGGTCACCAAGCTCGTCCCGTTCGGCGCGTTCGTGCGTGTCGAGGAGGGCATCGAGGGCCTGGTCCACGTGTCGGAGCTGGCCGAGCGCCACGTCGACATCCCGGAGCAGGTCGTCACGGTCAACGACAAGGTCATGGTCAAGATCATCGACATCGACCTCGAGCGTCGCCGCATCTCGCTGTCCCTCAAGCAGGCCAACGAGAGCCTCGACATCAACGCCGAGGACTTCGACCCGACGCTCTACGGCATGGCTGCGACGTACGACGACCAGGGGAACTACATCTACCCCGAGGGCTTCGACCCGGAGACCAACGACTGGAAGCCCGGCTTCGAGGAGCAGCGCGCGGCCTGGGAGAACCAGTACGCCGAGGCCCAGCGCCGCTGGGAGCTGCACAAGCAGCAGGTCGTGGACGCCGAGAAGGCCGAAGCCACCGCGGCTGTCGATTCCGGCACGTCCTACACCAGCTCGGTCCCGGAGTCCGAGGAGACCACCGAGGGTTCGCTGGCTTCCGACGAGGCCCTGCAGGCCCTGCGTGACAAGCTGACCGGCGGCCACTGA
- a CDS encoding class I SAM-dependent methyltransferase — translation MTTSDAAQWDRRYAEHDHVWRAEPHEEVAALVPDLTPGAALDVAAGEGRHAIWLAERGWDVTAIDFSGVGLAKGEAEATRRGLAIDWVVDDVTTWQAPRTYDLVLVSFMHVTADVFTRLRRLVAPGGHLFVVGHALRNLTDGVGGPQDPAMLLDVPQLRTAAGDLTVLRLEEVERTTPDGVAIDIVLDARRD, via the coding sequence ATGACGACCTCCGACGCCGCCCAGTGGGACCGCCGCTACGCCGAGCACGACCATGTCTGGCGGGCCGAGCCGCACGAGGAGGTCGCAGCCCTGGTCCCCGACCTGACACCGGGCGCCGCCCTTGACGTCGCCGCGGGGGAGGGGCGGCATGCCATCTGGCTGGCGGAGCGCGGCTGGGACGTCACGGCGATCGACTTCTCCGGCGTCGGGCTGGCCAAGGGCGAGGCGGAGGCCACCCGCCGGGGCCTGGCCATCGACTGGGTGGTCGACGACGTCACCACCTGGCAGGCCCCGCGCACCTATGACCTGGTGCTGGTGTCCTTCATGCACGTGACCGCCGACGTGTTCACCCGGCTCCGCCGGCTGGTGGCCCCCGGGGGGCACCTGTTCGTCGTCGGCCACGCGCTGCGCAACCTCACCGACGGCGTCGGCGGTCCCCAGGATCCGGCGATGCTGCTCGACGTGCCCCAGCTACGGACGGCGGCCGGGGACCTCACCGTCCTGCGACTCGAGGAGGTCGAGCGGACCACGCCCGACGGCGTCGCCATCGACATCGTTCTGGACGCCCGCCGCGACTGA
- a CDS encoding MBL fold metallo-hydrolase, which translates to MTDPVTGPDDRCHVEPGGPALTLDLGDLTLTKVSVGPTDNNAYIIAAPQGPVVLVDCAAEADRLTEVLGDRTVGVIVTTHQHPDHVRVLTEMAQRTGAALVCGTPDREAIRRRTGSGPDGRWDGDVIRCGDLELGVIGLVGHTPGSITLVVTPDHGPVHLLTGDAIFPGGLGRTTSPEDFATLFEDAAGKVFDRFGDDTMIHPGHGDSTTVGRERPHLGEWRARGW; encoded by the coding sequence GTGACCGACCCTGTGACCGGGCCGGATGACCGGTGCCACGTCGAGCCCGGCGGACCGGCACTCACGCTCGACCTGGGTGACCTGACCCTGACCAAGGTGTCGGTCGGGCCGACGGACAACAACGCCTACATCATCGCCGCACCGCAGGGCCCGGTGGTCCTGGTCGACTGCGCCGCGGAGGCGGACCGACTGACCGAGGTGCTCGGCGATCGTACGGTCGGGGTCATCGTCACCACCCATCAGCATCCCGACCACGTCCGGGTGCTGACGGAGATGGCGCAGCGGACCGGGGCCGCGCTCGTCTGCGGAACGCCCGACCGCGAGGCCATCCGCCGCCGGACCGGGTCGGGACCGGACGGGCGGTGGGACGGCGACGTCATCCGCTGCGGCGACCTCGAATTGGGTGTCATCGGCCTCGTCGGGCACACCCCCGGATCCATCACGCTCGTCGTCACACCGGACCACGGGCCGGTGCACCTGCTCACCGGCGACGCGATCTTTCCCGGCGGGCTGGGGCGCACGACCTCCCCGGAGGACTTCGCCACACTGTTCGAGGACGCCGCCGGCAAGGTCTTCGACCGGTTCGGGGACGACACCATGATCCATCCCGGGCACGGCGACTCCACGACCGTCGGGCGGGAACGCCCCCACCTCGGTGAGTGGCGCGCCCGCGGCTGGTGA
- a CDS encoding maleylpyruvate isomerase family mycothiol-dependent enzyme yields the protein MSTDTPGPVAALPEVRHALRTATHDLLGDTIQVSDDDWGGPSGLPGWTRAELAAHIARHADAVRGVIEGALRGEDVPLYPTPEARESAIRAGAGRDGLAIQEDLDASSSALEDTFDRIHDWTMPVLFRGTRVPVAALALGRLAEVAIHHIDLAIGAGFGDLDPDVAVLVLGWAVERIGSKPDAPALRLVAPDGREWTTPAVDDAGPTQVSADPAQLLGWLAGRLPADAVSGADGVVVPSW from the coding sequence GTGAGCACCGACACCCCCGGCCCCGTGGCCGCACTGCCCGAGGTCCGCCACGCCCTGCGCACCGCCACCCACGACCTGCTGGGCGACACGATCCAGGTGAGCGACGACGACTGGGGCGGCCCTAGCGGCCTGCCCGGCTGGACGCGGGCCGAACTTGCGGCCCACATCGCCCGGCACGCGGACGCCGTGCGGGGGGTCATCGAGGGCGCGTTGCGCGGCGAGGACGTGCCGCTCTATCCGACGCCGGAGGCCCGGGAGTCCGCCATCCGGGCCGGCGCGGGGCGGGACGGCCTGGCGATCCAGGAGGACCTGGACGCGTCCTCCAGCGCGCTCGAGGACACCTTCGACCGGATCCACGACTGGACCATGCCTGTCCTGTTCCGCGGCACCCGGGTTCCGGTGGCGGCCCTGGCCCTGGGCCGGCTGGCCGAGGTCGCCATCCACCACATCGACCTGGCGATCGGGGCGGGCTTCGGCGATCTCGACCCGGACGTCGCCGTCCTCGTCCTCGGGTGGGCGGTCGAGCGGATCGGGAGCAAGCCCGATGCCCCGGCGCTGCGTCTCGTCGCCCCGGACGGGCGGGAATGGACGACGCCCGCCGTCGACGACGCCGGACCGACGCAGGTCAGTGCCGATCCCGCCCAGCTTCTCGGCTGGCTGGCGGGTCGGCTGCCCGCCGACGCGGTGAGCGGCGCCGACGGCGTGGTCGTCCCGTCGTGGTGA
- a CDS encoding LysR family transcriptional regulator, whose protein sequence is MSHRWPDPAALELLVAVAEQGSVGAAARTLDMAQPNASRTLRNLEHELRLRLLDRTPQGSTLTSEGALVVTWARAVLGQAQTLVDGVALLRRERTARVAVAATPLIAEHLLPMWVAELRSTVRARAPQWYRSGAPKDSPTVTASAEVEVDLAVAAAPTILDLVARGEASLGFTEEPVRAAGLEVLNFGTEGLVVVVAPHHPWARRELPITAAELARTPLVLEPAASSTRRVLDRALAPYDAVPPRLERANAAAVLTAVAAGTTPGVVGSLDAASWIRTGRVATVNVADLVLARPLLVAWRKGGRPPDLAGDLLGIALAHARRYATPGRVG, encoded by the coding sequence ATGAGCCATCGTTGGCCCGACCCCGCCGCCCTGGAACTTCTTGTCGCGGTGGCGGAACAGGGCAGCGTGGGCGCGGCGGCCCGGACACTCGACATGGCCCAGCCGAACGCATCCCGTACCCTGCGCAATCTCGAGCACGAACTCCGGCTTCGGCTCCTCGACCGTACGCCCCAGGGCTCGACGCTGACCTCCGAGGGCGCGCTGGTGGTGACCTGGGCCCGAGCCGTCCTCGGCCAGGCGCAGACCCTCGTCGACGGTGTCGCGCTGCTCCGCCGGGAACGCACCGCACGGGTCGCCGTCGCCGCGACACCGCTCATCGCCGAGCACCTGCTGCCGATGTGGGTGGCGGAGCTGCGCAGCACCGTCCGGGCCCGGGCGCCCCAGTGGTACCGCAGCGGCGCGCCGAAGGACTCCCCCACCGTCACCGCCTCCGCCGAGGTCGAGGTCGACCTCGCCGTCGCCGCGGCGCCCACGATCCTCGATCTGGTCGCCCGCGGTGAGGCGAGCCTCGGTTTCACCGAGGAACCGGTCCGGGCGGCGGGGCTGGAAGTACTGAACTTCGGGACCGAGGGCCTCGTCGTCGTCGTCGCCCCGCACCACCCCTGGGCGCGGCGCGAGCTGCCGATCACCGCCGCTGAACTGGCCCGGACACCGCTGGTCCTCGAGCCGGCGGCCAGCTCAACCCGTCGGGTGCTGGACCGAGCCCTGGCACCGTACGATGCCGTCCCGCCGCGGCTGGAGAGGGCGAACGCTGCCGCGGTGCTCACCGCCGTCGCCGCCGGCACCACCCCCGGGGTGGTGGGCAGCCTCGACGCCGCTTCGTGGATCCGGACCGGCCGGGTGGCGACTGTCAATGTCGCCGACCTCGTCCTCGCCCGCCCGCTGCTCGTCGCGTGGCGGAAGGGCGGACGTCCGCCGGACCTGGCCGGGGACCTGCTGGGGATCGCCCTGGCCCACGCCCGGCGGTACGCGACACCCGGTCGGGTGGGCTGA
- a CDS encoding YciI family protein — MRCVLLLNNAEPKPGEVSPEAITAMQEAFGEYGKELEEAGVLVAAEVLTSPSEGTSLTRRPWAVDAHHGPFAPATEPLMGVFILDVPDRATALAWAEKCPAATYGIVEVRTSATSYLDGRWT, encoded by the coding sequence ATGCGCTGCGTGCTGCTGCTGAACAATGCGGAACCCAAGCCGGGCGAGGTCTCACCCGAGGCCATCACGGCCATGCAGGAGGCGTTCGGGGAGTACGGCAAGGAGCTGGAGGAGGCCGGGGTGCTGGTCGCCGCCGAGGTCCTCACGTCACCCTCCGAGGGCACCAGCCTGACCCGCCGGCCCTGGGCGGTCGATGCCCATCACGGACCCTTCGCGCCGGCCACCGAACCACTGATGGGCGTCTTCATCCTGGACGTCCCGGATCGCGCGACCGCGCTCGCCTGGGCGGAGAAGTGTCCCGCCGCGACGTACGGCATCGTCGAGGTGAGGACCTCGGCCACCTCGTACCTGGACGGGCGGTGGACCTAG
- a CDS encoding DMT family transporter — MSWLVLVVAGVLEAVWAIALGRSDGLSRLIPSVVFVAALALSMAGLAYAMRDLPTGTAYAVWVGIGATLTVGFSMITGADPVGPLRVAFLAMIIGGVIGLKALH; from the coding sequence ATGTCCTGGCTCGTTCTGGTGGTCGCCGGTGTCCTGGAGGCCGTCTGGGCGATTGCGCTGGGTCGGTCCGACGGGCTGAGCAGACTCATCCCGTCGGTGGTCTTCGTCGCGGCGCTCGCCCTGAGCATGGCCGGCCTGGCGTACGCGATGCGTGACCTGCCCACCGGCACCGCCTACGCCGTATGGGTGGGAATCGGGGCCACTCTCACCGTGGGATTCAGCATGATTACCGGGGCCGACCCGGTGGGCCCGCTGCGCGTGGCGTTCCTGGCCATGATCATCGGCGGGGTGATCGGTCTCAAGGCCCTCCACTGA
- the uvrA gene encoding excinuclease ABC subunit UvrA yields MHPAGLDRIVVRGARQHNLRNVSLSLPRDAMIVFTGLSGSGKSSLAFDTIFAEGQRRYVESLSSYARMFLGQMDKPDVDFIEGLSPAVSIDQKSTSRNPRSTVGTITEVYDYMRLLWARAGHPHCPVCGAPISRQSPQQIVDRLMTLDEGTRLQVLAPVVRGRKGEYVDLFQQLAGQGYARVRVDGEQHPLTAPPTLAKQKKHDIDVIVDRVVVKPTAQRRLTDSIETALGLTQGVVAIDFVDRDAKDPEREVHFSEHLACPNGHDITLEELEPRQFSFNSPWGACPQCDGIGTRMEVDPDLVIPDDQMSIAEGAIAPWAGSHTSDYFMRLLHGMAKEEGFSLDTPWRDLSPEVQGLVLGGHGSPVYVSYRNRFGRERKYTTSYEGVVHWISRRHDDAETDTARERFAGYMREVPCTACKGARLKPSSLAVTVGGKSIAEVAAMAITDAADFLSGLELSEREAQIAERVVKEIALRLRFLVDVGLDYLTLSRSAGTLSGGEAQRIRLATQIGAGLVGVLYVLDEPSIGLHQRDNARLIQTLERLRDLGNTLIVVEHDEDTIKAADWVVDIGPGAGEHGGDVVVSGPYEELLANHQSLTGAYLSGRRSIPMPAFRRPRTAGRELVVRDAYENNLQHVSVTFPLGTMTVVTGVSGSGKSTLVNQILYRSLAKQLYAAKAVPGKHRAVQGIDQIDKVIHVDQSPIGRTPRSNPATYTGVFDQVRKLFAETPEAKMRGYGPGRFSFNVKGGRCEECHGDGTLKIEMNFLPDVYVPCEVCHGARYNRETLEVHYKNKTIAEILDMPIEDALEFFEPIKRISRHLQTLVDVGLGYVRLGQPATTLSGGEAQRVKLAAELQRRSTGRTVYVLDEPTTGLHFEDIRKLLGVLGRLVDQGNTVIVIEHNLDVIKTADWIIDMGPEGGRRGGTIVVEGTPEEVADCAESWTGRYLRPVLEHSDVGVGDALVSAG; encoded by the coding sequence GTGCACCCCGCCGGGCTCGACCGCATCGTCGTGCGCGGAGCCCGCCAGCACAACCTGCGCAACGTCTCGCTCAGCCTGCCGCGCGACGCGATGATCGTGTTCACCGGGCTGTCCGGATCCGGCAAGTCGAGCCTGGCCTTCGACACCATCTTCGCCGAGGGTCAGCGGCGCTACGTCGAGTCGCTGTCCTCGTACGCCCGGATGTTCCTCGGCCAGATGGACAAGCCCGACGTCGACTTCATCGAGGGTCTGTCCCCGGCGGTGTCGATCGACCAGAAGTCCACCAGCCGCAACCCGCGATCGACGGTCGGCACGATCACCGAGGTGTACGACTACATGCGCCTGCTGTGGGCACGTGCCGGGCACCCGCACTGCCCGGTCTGTGGCGCCCCGATCAGTCGTCAGTCGCCCCAGCAGATCGTGGACCGGCTGATGACCCTGGACGAGGGGACCCGCCTGCAGGTGCTGGCGCCGGTCGTCCGCGGTCGCAAGGGCGAGTACGTCGACCTCTTCCAGCAGCTCGCCGGCCAGGGCTATGCGCGGGTCCGGGTCGACGGCGAGCAGCACCCGCTCACCGCCCCGCCCACGCTGGCGAAGCAGAAGAAGCACGACATCGACGTGATCGTCGACCGCGTGGTGGTCAAGCCGACCGCCCAGCGTCGCCTCACCGATTCCATCGAGACCGCCCTGGGCCTGACCCAGGGGGTCGTCGCGATCGACTTCGTGGACCGCGACGCCAAGGATCCGGAGCGAGAGGTGCACTTCTCCGAGCACCTCGCCTGCCCCAACGGGCACGACATCACTCTCGAGGAGCTGGAACCGCGGCAGTTCTCCTTCAACTCCCCCTGGGGAGCCTGTCCCCAGTGCGACGGCATCGGCACCCGGATGGAGGTGGACCCCGACCTCGTCATCCCCGACGACCAGATGTCCATCGCGGAGGGAGCGATCGCCCCATGGGCCGGCTCTCATACCAGCGACTACTTCATGCGCCTGCTGCACGGGATGGCCAAGGAGGAGGGCTTCAGCCTGGACACCCCCTGGCGTGACCTCAGCCCGGAGGTCCAGGGACTGGTGCTCGGCGGCCACGGGTCCCCGGTCTACGTGTCCTACCGCAACCGCTTCGGCCGCGAGCGCAAGTACACGACGTCGTACGAGGGCGTCGTGCACTGGATCTCGCGCCGGCACGACGATGCCGAGACCGACACCGCTCGGGAGCGCTTCGCCGGCTACATGCGCGAGGTGCCCTGCACGGCCTGCAAGGGTGCCCGGCTCAAGCCGAGCTCACTTGCCGTGACCGTCGGCGGGAAGTCCATCGCCGAGGTGGCCGCGATGGCCATCACCGACGCGGCGGACTTCCTCTCCGGTCTGGAACTGAGCGAGCGCGAAGCGCAGATCGCCGAGCGGGTGGTCAAGGAGATCGCTTTGCGACTGCGCTTCCTCGTGGACGTCGGTCTCGACTACCTGACCCTGTCCCGGTCCGCCGGCACCCTTTCCGGCGGGGAGGCGCAGCGGATCCGGCTCGCCACGCAGATCGGCGCCGGTCTGGTCGGTGTGCTCTACGTGCTGGACGAGCCCAGCATCGGCCTGCACCAGAGGGACAACGCCCGGCTGATCCAGACACTCGAACGGCTGCGCGACCTCGGTAACACCCTGATCGTCGTCGAGCACGACGAGGACACCATCAAGGCCGCCGACTGGGTGGTCGACATCGGCCCCGGGGCCGGTGAGCACGGTGGTGACGTCGTGGTGTCCGGACCGTACGAGGAGTTGCTCGCCAACCACCAGTCGCTCACCGGCGCCTACCTGTCCGGGCGCCGCTCCATCCCGATGCCCGCGTTTCGACGACCGCGGACAGCGGGGCGGGAGTTGGTCGTCCGGGACGCGTACGAGAACAACCTCCAGCACGTCAGCGTGACGTTCCCGCTGGGGACGATGACGGTGGTGACCGGGGTCTCGGGATCGGGCAAGTCCACGCTGGTCAACCAGATCCTCTACCGGTCACTGGCCAAGCAGCTCTACGCGGCCAAGGCGGTGCCGGGCAAGCATCGGGCGGTGCAGGGCATCGACCAGATCGACAAGGTGATCCACGTCGACCAGTCACCGATCGGGCGGACGCCGCGGTCGAACCCCGCCACCTACACGGGTGTCTTCGATCAGGTCCGCAAGCTCTTCGCCGAGACGCCGGAGGCGAAGATGCGCGGCTACGGCCCCGGCCGGTTCTCGTTCAACGTCAAGGGTGGTCGCTGCGAGGAGTGTCATGGCGACGGGACGCTGAAGATCGAGATGAACTTCCTGCCCGACGTCTACGTTCCGTGCGAGGTCTGCCACGGTGCCCGCTACAACCGGGAGACGCTCGAGGTGCACTACAAGAACAAGACCATCGCTGAGATCCTCGACATGCCCATCGAGGATGCGCTGGAGTTCTTCGAGCCGATCAAGAGGATCTCGCGCCATCTGCAGACGCTCGTCGACGTCGGCCTCGGCTACGTCCGGCTGGGCCAGCCAGCGACCACGCTGTCCGGTGGCGAGGCGCAGCGGGTGAAGCTGGCGGCCGAGCTGCAGCGCCGCTCCACGGGGCGCACCGTGTACGTCCTCGACGAGCCGACCACCGGCCTGCACTTCGAGGACATCCGCAAGCTTCTCGGGGTGCTCGGCCGGCTCGTGGACCAGGGCAACACCGTCATTGTGATCGAGCACAACCTCGACGTGATCAAGACCGCCGACTGGATCATCGACATGGGCCCGGAGGGCGGCCGACGTGGCGGGACCATCGTGGTGGAGGGCACCCCGGAGGAGGTCGCTGACTGCGCGGAGTCGTGGACCGGCCGCTACCTGCGGCCGGTCCTCGAGCACTCCGACGTCGGTGTGGGCGACGCGCTCGTCAGCGCCGGGTGA
- a CDS encoding Rieske (2Fe-2S) protein → MQAQRRTVFKLAGAGVAAASAPFGLSACSADSTGGNARMRTKNNRQLRVKKADVPVGSGVIYPDEGYVVTQPTAGQFEAFSDVCPHQGCPVRQITADQRIHCLCHNSYFAIADGKVLDGPAPTGLTRAQFSESGDEIIVTGVQ, encoded by the coding sequence ATGCAAGCGCAGCGCCGCACCGTTTTCAAGCTCGCCGGAGCCGGCGTCGCCGCCGCTTCCGCCCCGTTCGGTCTGTCGGCCTGCTCCGCTGACTCCACCGGCGGCAATGCCCGGATGCGCACCAAGAACAACCGTCAATTGCGGGTCAAGAAGGCCGACGTTCCGGTCGGTTCGGGCGTGATCTACCCCGACGAGGGCTACGTCGTGACGCAGCCCACCGCCGGACAGTTCGAGGCGTTCTCGGACGTCTGCCCGCACCAGGGCTGCCCGGTCCGCCAGATCACCGCCGACCAGCGGATTCATTGCCTGTGCCACAACTCGTACTTCGCCATCGCCGACGGGAAGGTCCTCGACGGGCCGGCGCCGACCGGCCTGACCCGTGCGCAGTTCAGCGAGTCCGGCGACGAGATCATCGTCACCGGCGTGCAGTGA